In Rhodococcus sp. OK302, one genomic interval encodes:
- a CDS encoding TetR/AcrR family transcriptional regulator yields the protein MSSTSSNSIYGDAEVRRRRTLDAAISLLDEGGYSALTIRAVAKRAGTSTGLIYQYFVDKQDIFAALLSESQLEMADFVNSLPRDQGLTALLASMIPEFARHWARVGRLTTTWRDIEGMAGSERESMLELHASVAVYNAALIRALTEAAAAEGRSLLDDPALIHVVLSGLKGLADTIVNNIAKELSPEHLVNVSARALARAITA from the coding sequence ATGAGCAGTACCAGCAGTAACTCGATCTACGGCGACGCCGAAGTACGTCGACGCCGAACACTGGACGCGGCGATCTCACTCCTGGACGAAGGCGGGTACTCGGCACTGACCATCCGCGCCGTCGCGAAACGCGCCGGGACAAGCACCGGATTGATCTATCAGTACTTCGTCGACAAGCAGGACATTTTTGCGGCGCTGCTCAGCGAAAGCCAACTCGAGATGGCCGATTTCGTGAACTCGCTCCCCCGCGACCAAGGGCTGACGGCGCTACTGGCTTCGATGATTCCGGAATTTGCACGGCACTGGGCCAGGGTGGGTCGACTCACCACCACCTGGCGCGATATCGAGGGCATGGCCGGATCCGAGAGGGAGAGCATGCTCGAACTTCATGCCTCCGTGGCGGTCTACAACGCGGCGCTGATTCGCGCCCTCACCGAAGCTGCCGCAGCCGAGGGACGTTCCCTGCTGGACGACCCCGCGCTGATCCACGTCGTACTCTCCGGGCTCAAAGGCCTGGCGGACACCATCGTCAACAACATCGCCAAGGAACTCTCCCCGGAGCACCTGGTGAACGTCTCGGCCCGCGCACTCGCGCGGGCCATCACAGCATAA
- a CDS encoding HAD family hydrolase: protein MPARSLPNGSGFGSGLAGVILPGRRRVKNPLGPSESEVRANLAGEASVDAALALTAAATPVEPTADDESPAVPRDLTAAAFFDVDNTMVQGASIVHFARGLHARKYLKTSDLMDFAWKQVKFRVTGRESSDDVAEGREKALSFVAGRSTAELALLGEEIYDEVIADKIWPGTRALAQMHLDAGQQVWLVTATPVELAQVIAERLGLTGALGTVAESEDGVFTGRLVGDILHGMGKAHAVRTLAVREGLNLKRCSAYSDSHNDVPMLSLVGTPVAINPDADLRELAKNRGWEVRDFRTARKAAKIGVPTALILGAIGGALAVILARRKEQSA from the coding sequence GTGCCTGCGCGATCACTACCGAACGGCTCCGGATTCGGATCGGGGCTGGCCGGGGTCATTCTCCCCGGGCGTCGCCGCGTCAAGAATCCGCTGGGCCCGAGCGAATCGGAAGTTCGAGCCAACCTCGCCGGCGAGGCCAGTGTGGATGCAGCGCTTGCGCTCACCGCGGCTGCCACCCCGGTCGAGCCCACCGCGGACGACGAGTCACCAGCGGTTCCCCGCGACCTCACCGCCGCAGCGTTCTTCGACGTCGACAACACCATGGTTCAGGGTGCGTCGATTGTTCACTTTGCGCGTGGCCTTCATGCCCGCAAGTACCTCAAGACGTCTGATCTCATGGATTTCGCCTGGAAACAGGTCAAATTCCGAGTCACCGGACGCGAAAGCAGTGACGACGTCGCCGAGGGCCGCGAGAAAGCTCTCTCGTTTGTCGCCGGTCGGTCCACTGCCGAACTCGCTCTCCTCGGTGAGGAGATCTACGACGAAGTAATCGCGGACAAGATCTGGCCGGGCACCCGGGCGCTGGCGCAGATGCATTTGGACGCCGGCCAGCAGGTCTGGCTGGTAACAGCTACCCCCGTCGAACTAGCGCAGGTCATTGCCGAGCGGTTGGGCCTGACCGGCGCTCTGGGCACCGTCGCCGAGAGCGAGGACGGTGTGTTCACCGGCCGTCTCGTCGGCGACATCCTGCACGGCATGGGTAAGGCGCACGCCGTCCGCACGCTGGCGGTTCGTGAGGGTCTCAATCTCAAACGATGCTCGGCGTATTCCGACAGCCACAACGACGTTCCGATGCTGTCTTTGGTCGGCACGCCTGTCGCGATCAATCCCGACGCCGATCTTCGCGAACTCGCGAAGAACCGTGGCTGGGAAGTGCGTGATTTCCGCACCGCTCGCAAAGCTGCCAAGATCGGCGTTCCCACAGCCCTGATTCTCGGGGCGATCGGCGGGGCACTCGCCGTCATCCTGGCGCGACGAAAAGAACAGAGCGCGTAA
- the hemB gene encoding porphobilinogen synthase, translating to MFPTHRPRRLRRTPALRRLVAETTLEPRHLVLPMFVADGISAPHEISSMPGVYQHTLDSLRVAATEAVAAGVGGLMLFGVPKPEDKDPQGSGASDPDGILNLGLRALADELGDSTVIMADTCLDEFTDHGHCGVLTPSGVVDNDATLIRYIEMALAQADSGAHLLGPSGMMDGQVAAIRGALDASGYSEVGQLAYAAKYASAFYGPFREAVGSSLEGDRRTYQQDAANRRESMREVDLDIAEGADMVMVKPAMSYLDILRETADRSPVPVSAYQISGEYSMITAAAQNGWIDRDAAILESLTSIRRAGADVVLTYWAAEVAGWL from the coding sequence GTGTTTCCGACCCATCGTCCTCGCCGACTCCGGCGCACTCCGGCGCTTCGGCGATTGGTAGCGGAGACCACGCTCGAGCCCCGGCATCTCGTGTTGCCGATGTTCGTCGCGGACGGGATCAGCGCCCCCCACGAGATCAGTTCCATGCCAGGCGTTTATCAGCACACGCTCGATTCACTACGCGTCGCGGCTACCGAGGCCGTTGCAGCCGGCGTCGGCGGATTGATGTTGTTCGGTGTTCCCAAACCTGAAGACAAGGATCCGCAGGGGTCCGGAGCCTCCGACCCCGACGGCATTCTTAACCTCGGATTACGCGCTCTCGCAGACGAACTCGGTGATTCGACGGTCATCATGGCCGACACGTGCCTGGACGAGTTCACCGATCACGGTCACTGCGGAGTTCTGACGCCCAGCGGTGTCGTCGACAATGATGCGACTCTGATTCGATACATCGAAATGGCTCTCGCGCAAGCAGATTCAGGGGCTCACCTCCTCGGTCCGAGTGGAATGATGGACGGCCAGGTAGCAGCCATCCGCGGGGCGCTCGATGCCTCCGGCTACTCCGAGGTCGGACAGTTGGCCTACGCGGCGAAGTACGCGTCGGCGTTCTACGGACCCTTCCGTGAAGCTGTCGGATCCTCGTTGGAAGGTGACCGGCGTACGTACCAGCAGGACGCGGCCAACCGTCGTGAGTCGATGCGCGAAGTCGATCTCGATATCGCCGAAGGCGCTGACATGGTGATGGTGAAGCCTGCCATGTCCTACCTCGACATCCTGCGTGAGACTGCCGACCGCTCGCCGGTTCCGGTCTCTGCGTACCAGATCTCGGGGGAGTACTCGATGATCACGGCGGCAGCGCAGAACGGCTGGATCGACCGGGACGCGGCAATTCTCGAATCGTTGACCAGTATCAGGCGGGCCGGAGCAGATGTTGTGCTCACCTATTGGGCTGCTGAAGTTGCCGGCTGGTTGTGA
- a CDS encoding NAD-dependent epimerase/dehydratase family protein, translating to MAEKTADGTKSNSAVPRVVLVTGASRFLGGYLVRRLAQNPEIERVIAVDSVSPSKDMLRRMGRAEFVRADIRNPLIGKVVRGAEVDTVVHASTLQKAPKSGSRAAMKDMNVIGAMQLFAVCQKAPTVRKVVLRSASVVYGCSAKDPVKFTEEMSARRRPPGGYARDSLEIEGYLRGMGRRRPDIDVGILRLAPLIGPQLTATVGHYVSAPVVPTIVGRDARLQLLHVEDALAALECATVSSVAGTYNIAADGVVMMSQAIRRAGRIQVPMPLALFRSVGSALVGSSMRLYTDEQLEYFRFGCGLDTTRMRTEMGFSPRWTTMQALDDFVRAAQTRRIIGSSWIDRAEQTLTSIVGGNAVSSPGSQNADILSMPDAGSGVVER from the coding sequence ATGGCCGAAAAAACGGCCGATGGGACGAAGTCGAACAGCGCTGTTCCCCGGGTTGTTCTCGTGACGGGCGCAAGCCGATTCCTCGGCGGCTACCTGGTACGACGGCTGGCGCAGAATCCCGAAATCGAGCGTGTGATCGCCGTCGACTCGGTTAGCCCGAGCAAGGACATGCTCCGCCGCATGGGCCGCGCCGAATTTGTGCGCGCCGACATCCGCAACCCCCTCATCGGCAAGGTCGTCCGCGGCGCCGAAGTCGACACTGTCGTGCATGCGTCGACGCTCCAGAAGGCCCCCAAATCGGGCTCTCGCGCCGCGATGAAAGACATGAACGTCATCGGAGCGATGCAGCTGTTCGCGGTCTGCCAGAAAGCTCCCACCGTCCGCAAGGTCGTGCTCCGATCCGCATCGGTGGTGTACGGCTGCAGCGCCAAAGACCCGGTCAAATTCACCGAGGAGATGAGCGCGCGTCGTCGCCCGCCCGGTGGATATGCACGCGACAGCCTCGAGATCGAGGGATATCTGCGAGGCATGGGACGCCGTCGGCCCGACATCGACGTGGGAATTTTGCGGCTCGCTCCGCTGATCGGCCCCCAACTCACGGCGACTGTCGGACACTACGTGAGCGCGCCGGTGGTGCCGACGATCGTCGGGCGCGACGCCAGACTGCAGTTACTGCACGTGGAAGACGCGTTGGCCGCACTCGAATGCGCTACCGTCTCGTCGGTCGCCGGGACGTACAACATTGCGGCTGACGGCGTCGTGATGATGTCGCAGGCGATCAGGCGTGCCGGACGCATCCAAGTCCCCATGCCGCTGGCACTGTTCCGTAGCGTCGGCAGCGCGCTGGTGGGTTCGTCGATGCGGTTGTATACCGACGAACAACTCGAATACTTCCGATTCGGCTGTGGTCTCGACACCACGCGAATGAGGACCGAGATGGGTTTCTCGCCCAGATGGACGACGATGCAGGCGTTGGACGACTTCGTCCGGGCCGCGCAGACGCGGCGGATCATCGGTTCCAGCTGGATCGATCGCGCCGAGCAGACGTTGACTTCAATCGTCGGCGGCAACGCGGTATCTTCCCCGGGATCGCAGAACGCCGACATCCTGTCTATGCCGGACGCCGGCAGTGGTGTGGTGGAGCGATGA
- the hemC gene encoding hydroxymethylbilane synthase yields MSSNILRIGTRGSLLATTQAGTVRDALIAAGHPAELVIIKTKGDQSTDPVQTIGVGVFTAELREALADNRVDVAVHSYKDLPTAQDSRFVIAAIPVREDPRDALVARDGLVLGELPVGSKVGTSAPRRVSQLRALGLGLDIVPLRGNLQRRLGKVESGELDAVILARAGLSRIGLLDLITENIEPVQMLPAPAQGALAVECLSANEELVAILAQLDDASTRAAVTAERSLLAELEAGCTAPVGAIAEIVESIDEDGNIFDELSIRGCAAALDGSDVIRTGAVGAPDKAEELGRAVARELLELGARELMIVTTGEAADV; encoded by the coding sequence ATGAGCAGTAATATCTTGCGGATCGGTACTCGCGGAAGTCTTCTCGCCACCACCCAGGCCGGAACCGTGCGCGACGCACTGATCGCGGCCGGGCATCCGGCAGAGCTTGTCATCATCAAGACCAAGGGTGATCAGTCCACCGATCCGGTGCAGACCATCGGCGTCGGTGTCTTCACCGCCGAGCTCCGAGAAGCTTTGGCGGACAATCGCGTCGACGTTGCCGTGCATTCGTACAAGGACCTTCCGACCGCTCAGGATTCCCGCTTCGTGATCGCGGCGATCCCGGTTCGCGAAGATCCTCGTGACGCGCTGGTGGCCCGTGACGGACTGGTCCTCGGTGAATTGCCTGTCGGCTCCAAGGTCGGAACGTCTGCGCCGCGACGAGTTTCGCAGTTGCGTGCACTCGGCCTCGGACTCGACATCGTGCCGTTGCGTGGAAACCTGCAGCGCCGGTTGGGCAAGGTCGAATCCGGTGAACTCGACGCCGTGATTCTCGCGCGCGCCGGACTGTCCCGGATCGGTCTGCTCGATCTCATCACCGAGAACATCGAACCGGTTCAGATGCTGCCCGCGCCCGCGCAGGGCGCGCTGGCAGTCGAATGCCTCTCCGCCAATGAAGAATTGGTGGCGATACTCGCGCAGCTCGACGACGCGAGTACTCGGGCTGCGGTGACCGCCGAGCGGTCACTGCTCGCAGAACTCGAAGCGGGATGCACAGCGCCCGTCGGGGCAATCGCCGAAATCGTCGAATCGATCGACGAAGACGGCAACATTTTCGACGAACTGTCGATCCGCGGCTGCGCAGCCGCACTCGACGGTTCGGACGTCATCCGTACCGGTGCCGTCGGTGCACCGGACAAGGCCGAGGAACTCGGCCGAGCGGTGGCGCGTGAGTTACTCGAACTCGGCGCCCGAGAGTTGATGATCGTGACCACAGGCGAGGCCGCCGATGTTTGA
- a CDS encoding glutaredoxin family protein: MTAERHVVTLLTRAGCASCVGAAEAARRVCSEFELEVTCIDVDEAAASDPELRAEYGDRLPVILLDGREHGYWEVDEERLRDDLRK; this comes from the coding sequence ATGACTGCCGAGAGACATGTTGTGACCCTGTTGACACGCGCAGGATGTGCCTCCTGCGTCGGCGCGGCGGAGGCGGCGCGAAGGGTCTGCAGTGAGTTCGAGCTTGAAGTGACGTGCATCGACGTGGACGAAGCTGCTGCGAGCGACCCTGAATTGCGGGCCGAGTACGGCGACCGATTGCCGGTCATTCTTCTCGACGGACGTGAGCACGGTTACTGGGAAGTCGACGAAGAGCGCCTTCGAGACGATTTACGCAAGTAA
- a CDS encoding glutamyl-tRNA reductase has translation MSVLLVGVSHQTAPVPVLERVAVTDTDRPKLIDKLLASSHITEAMIVSTCNRVEVYAVVDAFHGALAEVGEILSDHSGLDLTALHMHAYVRYSEAAVEHLFAVASGLDSMVIGEQQIIGQIRTAYASSDAQHAAGRVIHELAQQALRVGKRVHTETGIDSAGASVVSVALDRAAGIIGDGGLAGRTAVVVGAGAMGGLSVAHLTRAGIDRIIVVNRTRERAEHLADTARSNGVVAEGVAFEELSSAMAQADVLVTCTGAVGAVITLADAHRALAHPGRDTTKHLVICDLGLPRDIDPAVAGLPGVTVLDMEALQRDPAAGAAASDAEAARTIVAGELATYLTGQRLAEVTPTVTALRQRAADVVEAELMRLDSRLPGLDDPQRDEVARTVRRVVDKLLHAPTVRVKQLASAPGGDSYAAALRELFELSPGSPAAVATPTDLVDERFGKEPQA, from the coding sequence GTGAGTGTTCTGCTTGTCGGGGTCTCGCATCAAACCGCACCCGTGCCGGTTCTCGAGCGAGTGGCTGTAACCGACACCGATCGTCCGAAGCTGATCGACAAGCTTCTGGCGTCGTCACACATCACCGAGGCGATGATCGTCTCCACCTGCAACCGGGTGGAGGTCTACGCAGTTGTGGACGCGTTCCACGGTGCACTCGCAGAGGTTGGCGAAATTCTGTCCGACCACTCGGGCTTGGATCTCACGGCTCTGCACATGCATGCCTACGTGCGCTACAGCGAAGCGGCCGTCGAGCATCTCTTCGCCGTCGCCAGTGGACTCGACTCGATGGTGATCGGCGAGCAGCAGATCATCGGTCAGATCCGCACTGCTTACGCGTCTTCCGACGCACAGCACGCCGCCGGGCGGGTCATTCACGAGTTGGCGCAGCAGGCACTGCGCGTCGGCAAGCGAGTCCACACCGAAACCGGAATCGACTCTGCCGGAGCATCAGTGGTGTCGGTGGCGCTCGACCGTGCCGCCGGAATCATCGGTGACGGCGGGTTGGCGGGACGCACCGCGGTAGTCGTCGGTGCCGGAGCAATGGGCGGACTTTCGGTCGCTCATCTGACCCGCGCCGGTATCGACCGCATCATCGTCGTCAACCGCACCCGCGAGCGTGCCGAGCATCTTGCAGACACGGCGCGATCAAACGGCGTCGTCGCAGAAGGTGTTGCCTTCGAAGAGCTTTCGTCCGCAATGGCGCAGGCCGACGTTCTGGTGACCTGTACCGGGGCAGTCGGAGCCGTCATCACTCTCGCCGACGCTCACCGGGCGCTTGCTCATCCGGGCCGCGACACCACCAAGCATCTCGTGATCTGCGACCTGGGCCTGCCCCGTGACATCGACCCGGCCGTCGCCGGTCTTCCCGGCGTCACGGTGCTCGATATGGAAGCGCTGCAACGTGATCCGGCCGCCGGTGCCGCAGCATCCGACGCCGAGGCCGCCCGCACCATCGTTGCCGGTGAACTGGCCACCTACCTGACCGGTCAGCGACTCGCCGAGGTCACCCCGACTGTCACCGCGCTGCGACAGCGCGCCGCCGACGTCGTCGAAGCCGAACTGATGCGACTCGACTCGCGTCTGCCCGGCCTCGACGATCCGCAACGAGACGAGGTAGCACGCACCGTGCGCCGCGTCGTGGACAAACTGCTGCACGCGCCCACAGTGCGCGTCAAACAACTGGCGTCCGCGCCAGGCGGCGACTCGTATGCAGCAGCGCTCCGCGAGCTCTTCGAGCTCAGCCCCGGATCGCCGGCTGCAGTTGCCACGCCCACCGATCTGGTGGACGAACGCTTCGGAAAGGAACCGCAGGCATGA
- a CDS encoding lysophospholipid acyltransferase family protein produces MSDVAKVIPLRPHGGRSDSGRTRSRESVTGTERMVREQSERRHPSSSSLPPNPSDEGSFIDSARSGLVDQIASAAEFLRRRVAGDYEVDEFGFDPHFADNIVMPMLRPLFEKWFRVEVSGIENIPLTGGALVVANHAGVIPLDGLMTSVAVHDHHPAHRPLRMLAADMAFEMPVIGGLARKAGHTLACNPDAERLLSEGEVAAVFPEGFKGIGKPFSERYKLQRFGRGGFVSAAMRSGAPIIPCSIVGSEEIYPKIGDLTTLARVLGLPYFPVTPLFPHLGPLGLVPLPSKWHIEFGTPIVTDTYGPGAEEDPMVLFEVTDHVRETIQQTLYRLLAKRRNIFLG; encoded by the coding sequence ATGAGCGACGTGGCCAAGGTAATTCCGCTGCGACCGCACGGCGGTCGAAGCGATTCAGGGCGTACGCGATCACGTGAATCCGTCACCGGCACCGAACGAATGGTGCGGGAGCAGAGTGAGCGTCGCCATCCGTCCAGTTCGTCATTGCCTCCGAATCCTTCTGACGAGGGCTCCTTCATAGATTCCGCACGATCGGGTTTGGTCGATCAGATCGCTTCTGCGGCAGAGTTCTTACGGCGTCGAGTAGCCGGCGACTACGAGGTCGACGAGTTCGGGTTCGATCCGCATTTTGCGGACAATATCGTGATGCCGATGCTGAGGCCGCTGTTCGAGAAGTGGTTCCGCGTCGAGGTGAGCGGCATCGAGAACATCCCACTCACCGGTGGCGCCCTGGTGGTTGCAAATCATGCGGGTGTGATCCCGCTCGACGGATTGATGACGTCCGTTGCCGTGCACGATCATCATCCGGCGCACCGGCCGCTGCGAATGTTGGCTGCGGACATGGCATTCGAGATGCCGGTGATCGGTGGTCTGGCACGCAAGGCCGGGCACACCCTGGCCTGTAACCCGGATGCCGAGCGGCTACTGAGCGAAGGCGAAGTGGCGGCAGTATTCCCCGAAGGATTCAAGGGGATCGGTAAACCGTTCAGTGAGCGGTACAAGTTGCAGAGGTTCGGACGCGGCGGCTTCGTCTCGGCTGCCATGCGCTCCGGAGCGCCGATCATTCCGTGCTCGATTGTCGGATCCGAAGAGATCTATCCCAAGATCGGTGACCTGACGACCCTCGCGAGGGTGCTGGGATTACCGTATTTTCCGGTCACCCCGTTGTTCCCGCATCTGGGACCGCTCGGCCTGGTTCCGCTGCCGTCGAAGTGGCACATCGAGTTCGGAACCCCGATCGTCACCGACACGTACGGCCCTGGAGCAGAAGAGGATCCGATGGTTCTCTTCGAAGTGACCGACCACGTACGCGAGACGATCCAGCAGACGCTCTACCGGTTGTTGGCCAAGCGGCGCAACATCTTCCTCGGCTAA
- a CDS encoding metal-sensitive transcriptional regulator, with amino-acid sequence MSSYSPEQEDLLKRLRRIEGQVAGISRMVADDRYCIDVLTQVSAATSALQSVSLKLLDAHLAGCVVEAAKQGGPEADVKIKEAQAAIARLVKS; translated from the coding sequence ATGAGTAGTTACAGCCCGGAGCAGGAAGACCTGCTCAAACGTCTTCGTCGTATCGAAGGTCAGGTTGCCGGTATCTCGCGCATGGTCGCAGACGACCGGTACTGCATCGATGTCCTCACCCAGGTATCTGCCGCCACCAGTGCATTGCAGTCCGTGTCCCTGAAACTTCTCGACGCCCACCTGGCTGGATGCGTCGTCGAAGCTGCCAAGCAGGGCGGTCCCGAAGCGGACGTCAAGATCAAGGAAGCTCAGGCCGCAATCGCGCGTCTCGTAAAATCCTGA
- a CDS encoding uroporphyrinogen-III synthase, with protein MTRVRKNTPGRILFVGSGPGDPALLTVRARDVLTGAALAFTDPDVDKGVVALVGIDMGRDEETGELIADVRPALGEPAEVAKTLVHEAKNGHDVVRLVSGDPLTTDSVIAEVTAVARTQVQFEVLPGLPSGSAVPSYAGMALGSGHTEADVRGEVDWAALAAAPGPLVLHATSGHLAETASALVENGMAPQTPAAITVRGTTRQQRTVEATLATLNEAGSELVGSLIVTVGKVVSQRNKMSWWESRALYGWTVLVPRTKDQAGEMSERLVTHGAIPIEVPTIAVEPPRSPAQMERSVKGLVDGRYQWVVFTSTNAVRAVWEKFEEFGLDARAFSGVKIACIGEATAAKVRSFGINPELVPKGDQSSEGLLAEFAPYDDVFDPVNRVLLPRADIATETLAEGLRERGWEIDDVTAYRTVRAAPPAAETREMIKTGGFDAVCFTSSSTVRNLVGIAGKPHARTLVACIGPKTAETAIEFGLRVDVQPETSQVGPLVEALAEHAARLRAEGALPPPRKKSRRR; from the coding sequence ATGACCCGAGTCCGAAAGAACACTCCCGGACGGATCCTGTTCGTGGGATCGGGACCGGGCGACCCCGCCCTGCTCACCGTTCGCGCCCGCGACGTCCTCACCGGCGCAGCTTTGGCGTTCACCGATCCTGATGTGGACAAGGGCGTTGTCGCTCTTGTGGGCATCGACATGGGTCGGGACGAAGAAACCGGTGAACTGATCGCCGACGTGCGCCCCGCTCTCGGGGAGCCGGCCGAGGTTGCCAAAACTCTTGTGCACGAAGCGAAGAACGGCCACGACGTGGTCCGTCTCGTTTCGGGTGATCCGCTCACCACGGATTCCGTGATCGCCGAGGTCACCGCCGTAGCCCGCACCCAGGTCCAGTTCGAGGTCCTACCCGGACTGCCTTCCGGTTCTGCGGTGCCGAGCTACGCCGGTATGGCACTGGGTTCGGGTCACACCGAAGCCGACGTCCGCGGCGAGGTCGACTGGGCTGCCCTGGCCGCAGCGCCGGGACCGTTGGTTCTGCACGCTACCTCCGGACACCTCGCCGAGACGGCAAGTGCTCTGGTGGAAAACGGCATGGCACCGCAGACGCCCGCCGCTATCACCGTGCGCGGCACCACGCGTCAGCAGCGCACCGTCGAAGCAACGTTGGCGACGCTCAACGAAGCCGGCTCCGAACTCGTCGGCTCGCTCATCGTGACCGTCGGCAAGGTAGTCAGCCAGCGCAACAAGATGTCCTGGTGGGAATCGCGCGCACTGTACGGCTGGACCGTCCTCGTGCCGCGTACCAAGGATCAGGCCGGCGAAATGAGTGAGCGTCTGGTCACCCACGGCGCCATCCCGATCGAGGTTCCGACCATCGCCGTCGAACCGCCGCGTAGCCCCGCTCAGATGGAGCGCTCCGTCAAGGGCCTCGTCGACGGTCGCTACCAGTGGGTCGTCTTCACTTCCACCAATGCTGTTCGCGCAGTGTGGGAGAAGTTCGAAGAATTCGGTCTCGATGCCCGCGCATTCTCGGGTGTGAAGATCGCCTGCATCGGTGAGGCCACCGCAGCCAAGGTTCGCTCGTTCGGCATCAACCCCGAACTGGTGCCCAAGGGTGATCAGTCCAGCGAAGGTCTGCTGGCCGAATTCGCGCCTTACGACGACGTTTTCGACCCGGTCAACCGAGTTCTGTTGCCCCGTGCCGACATCGCGACCGAAACCCTCGCCGAGGGCCTGCGCGAACGCGGTTGGGAAATCGACGACGTCACCGCCTACCGCACCGTGCGCGCAGCGCCGCCGGCCGCCGAGACCCGCGAGATGATCAAGACCGGCGGATTCGACGCCGTCTGCTTCACCTCGTCCTCGACGGTTCGTAACCTCGTCGGCATTGCAGGAAAGCCGCACGCTCGCACTCTGGTTGCGTGCATCGGACCGAAGACTGCCGAGACTGCCATCGAGTTCGGGCTGCGCGTCGACGTGCAGCCCGAAACCTCGCAGGTCGGCCCGCTGGTCGAGGCACTTGCGGAGCACGCTGCTCGACTTCGCGCCGAGGGTGCATTGCCGCCCCCGCGTAAGAAGTCTCGTAGGCGCTAG
- a CDS encoding redox-sensing transcriptional repressor Rex, translated as MSVGRGANDVTEPHQTHEPLAQRVTGAAGTSVTTAGAASADSAATTQDRVIPQATVTRLAAYLRVLGVMSDRGTSIVSSEELAQASGVGSAKLRKDLSFLGPNGVRGVGYDVTKLRIRIERALGLDRGHKVVLVGVGNLGKALVGYGGFSRRGFEMVGLFDSDSGRVGTQVGELTVRDTTELESACRELKATIGVISTPDEAAQDVCDQFVQAGLRCIMSFSPIALDVPDHVELRRVDLAVEMQVLSFNSARNADQASNGPRVRVAHAASASSIPSTSSPAPVGAGSTRNGSVIAP; from the coding sequence GTGTCGGTCGGACGAGGAGCCAACGACGTGACCGAACCGCACCAGACGCATGAGCCGCTGGCTCAGCGCGTCACCGGCGCTGCGGGCACTTCTGTCACTACTGCCGGTGCCGCCAGTGCGGATTCCGCGGCTACTACACAGGATCGCGTCATCCCCCAGGCTACGGTGACCCGGTTGGCCGCGTACCTGCGGGTCCTCGGAGTGATGTCAGACCGCGGCACCTCCATCGTCTCCAGTGAAGAACTCGCGCAGGCATCAGGCGTCGGATCAGCGAAGTTGCGCAAGGATCTGTCGTTCCTCGGTCCCAACGGTGTTCGCGGAGTCGGATACGACGTCACCAAGCTGCGCATCCGCATCGAGCGGGCTCTCGGGCTCGATCGCGGGCACAAAGTTGTCCTCGTGGGCGTCGGTAACCTCGGCAAAGCCCTGGTCGGATACGGCGGATTCAGTCGACGCGGCTTCGAGATGGTCGGATTGTTCGACAGTGACTCCGGCCGGGTCGGAACCCAGGTGGGGGAGCTGACCGTTCGCGACACCACCGAACTCGAATCCGCGTGCCGGGAACTGAAAGCCACCATCGGTGTCATCTCCACTCCCGACGAAGCCGCTCAAGACGTCTGTGATCAGTTCGTCCAGGCCGGCCTTCGGTGCATCATGAGCTTTTCGCCCATCGCCCTCGACGTACCGGACCACGTGGAACTTCGCCGCGTCGACCTGGCCGTCGAAATGCAGGTCCTATCCTTCAACAGCGCCCGCAACGCAGATCAGGCGTCCAACGGGCCCCGAGTACGCGTCGCACATGCGGCATCCGCTTCGTCTATCCCATCCACAAGTTCACCCGCTCCCGTCGGGGCAGGTTCGACCAGAAACGGATCAGTGATCGCGCCGTGA